A genomic segment from Planctomycetia bacterium encodes:
- a CDS encoding polysaccharide biosynthesis/export family protein codes for MRTLLALFSIALISCTNLGCQSTPCDNVTCVPDVPRELSMVTHPPYTIAAPDILLIDAIRVVPIPPYKLSPLDTVSINVPKALPDQPLQGIFPIDPDGTVNLGPTYGKVSLVDKTVEEAREVLEKHMKDVVGLTDSKVTVALAQFRGMQQIKGDHLVRPDGTVGLGLYGSVYVAGLTLEQAKLAIETHLTKYLQKPEISVDIFSYNSKVFYVITDGGGFGEQVYPIPSTGNETVLDALGKIGGLPAVASKRRIWVARPAPSGHGPDQTLAVNWEAIAMGANTTTNYQVLPGDRVYVMAEPLITADTLLARFLAPWERIMGFSLLGNSVVRGLSGQNQGGFNNGGF; via the coding sequence ATGCGTACGCTTCTGGCTTTGTTTTCAATTGCTTTGATATCATGCACCAACCTGGGTTGTCAAAGCACCCCTTGTGATAATGTTACCTGCGTACCTGACGTGCCTCGTGAACTCTCGATGGTGACACATCCACCCTACACGATTGCTGCACCAGACATTCTTTTGATTGATGCCATACGTGTGGTACCCATTCCACCTTATAAGCTCAGCCCTCTCGATACAGTTTCGATCAATGTACCTAAAGCACTGCCTGACCAACCTCTGCAAGGCATCTTCCCCATCGATCCTGATGGCACGGTGAACCTTGGACCAACCTATGGCAAAGTCTCTCTGGTTGACAAGACAGTCGAAGAAGCACGCGAGGTTCTCGAAAAGCACATGAAAGATGTCGTGGGACTTACCGATTCCAAAGTTACTGTTGCCCTGGCTCAGTTCCGTGGCATGCAGCAAATCAAGGGTGACCACCTGGTCCGTCCCGATGGTACTGTTGGATTGGGTCTCTACGGCTCGGTCTATGTTGCCGGGCTGACGCTGGAACAGGCCAAGCTGGCGATTGAAACTCACCTTACCAAGTATCTGCAGAAGCCTGAAATCTCGGTAGACATCTTCTCGTACAACAGCAAAGTCTTCTATGTCATCACCGATGGCGGTGGTTTCGGCGAACAGGTTTACCCCATTCCTTCCACTGGCAACGAAACGGTGCTTGATGCACTTGGCAAGATCGGCGGTTTGCCTGCTGTAGCTTCCAAGCGACGTATCTGGGTTGCCCGTCCTGCACCTTCCGGACACGGCCCGGATCAAACACTGGCTGTGAACTGGGAAGCCATTGCCATGGGAGCCAATACCACTACGAATTATCAAGTGCTGCCCGGCGATCGCGTCTACGTCATGGCGGAACCACTGATCACTGCCGACACCCTGCTCGCTCGCTTCCTGGCTCCATGGGAACGAATCATGGGTTTCAGCCTGTTGGGTAACTCCGTGGTGCGTGGACTCTCTGGCCAGAACCAGGGTGGTTTTAATAACGGTGGATTCTAA